Below is a genomic region from Nocardioides panacis.
CGGTCAACTGGACCCCGCAGAGCTACACCTTCTTCGTCGACGGCCGCCAGCTGTACCACTCCACCCGGGCGCTGTCCCACACCAACGAGTTCCTCGTGCTCAGCCTGCTGAGCTCGGACTGGGAGCTCAAGGACTTCAACAAGAAGTACCCGCCGACCATGAAGGTCGACTGGGCGCGCGTCTGGCAGCGCTAGGACCGCTCAGTCACGGGCTGCGGGGAACAACAGCTCGAGGAGGCGGCGGGTCGCACCGCCGTCCTCGAGCTCCCCGTAGGTCTCTCGCATCCGGTGCCGGTCCTCGGCGTGGGCATCCCCCGCCTCGAGGGCCGGCACCAGCTGTTCCAGGGTGCTGACGACCGGGCCCGGCGGGTCGGCCAGCAGGTCGACGTACAGACCGCGGTCGCCGGACTGGTACTCCTCGAGGTCCGGGGCCAGCAGGACGACCGGCTTGTCGGTCAGCACGAAGTCGAACAGCACCGCCGAGTGGTCGCTGACCAGCACGTCGGCGGCCAGGAACAGCTCCGCGAGGTCCGGGTACGTCGTCACGTCGACCACCCCCGGGCCGGAGACGGACGCCGACGCGGCGGTGTTCGGGTGGCCGCGGACCAGCACCACGGTGTCCCCGAGCCGGGCGGCCAGGTCGGCCGGGTCGGCCACCAGCACCTTCTCGTGGTGCCCCCGGGCCCGGGCGTTCTCCCGCCAGGTCGGGGCGTAGAGCACCACCCGCCGGCCGTCGGGCACGCCCAGCCGCCGGCGGACCGCGGTCCGCAGCGCCCCGTCGGGGTCGGCGAGCAGCCGGTCGTTGCGCGGTGAGCCGATCTCGGCGACCGGCCCCGGGTAGCCGAGGGCCTTGGTGAGCACCGCCGAGGTGAACGCGTTGGGCGTGACCAGCAGGTCCCACTGCCGGGACTGCTCCTCCAGCAGCTCGTCGTCCTCGTCGAGCACGCGCGGGTCGTTGACGTCCGGACCGAGCCGGCGCAGCGCGGTGCCCCGCCAGGTCTGCACCAGCACCTGGTCCTCGGCCTTGGCGAACCAGCGCGGGAAGGTGCCGTTGGTGACCAGGGTCCCGGCACGGCCCACCGCGTCGAACCAGGCCGCGGTGCCCTGCACGACCGCGCGGCAGCCCGCGGGCGCCGGGATCGCGGCGTCCGCGACGCTCCAGACCACCTCGCGGTCCGGGTCGTGGGCCAGCAGCGCCCGGGCGAGGGCGCCGGGGTCGCCGTCGGTGCCGGCGCCACCGAAGCTCTCGAGGACCACGGCGTCGCTGCGCGGGGCGCGCAGCGCGTCGGCGTAGACCGTGGCGCGCAGCAGTTGGCGGCCGTACGAGCTCGACGGGTCGGGGTCGACGTCCTTGACCCGTCGGAGCGCCAGGCCGCCCTGCGCCGAGACCCGCACCCGCCAGCCGTGCCGCTGGCCCGGCGGGACCAGGGTGCGGGCGGCGCGGACCGGGACCTCCTGGTCGGCCGACCGGGCCTCGAGGGCGTACAGGTCGCGCCAGAGAGGCGAGGTCGCCCGGTCCCAGAAGTCGAAGGTGGTCGGCACCTCGGCGCTGAACCGGCCCTCGGTGACCGCGACCTCGCAGACGCTGCCGTTCGCGCGGCTGCCGGCGAGCCGGAGCGTGGAAGGAGCCGACGTCGACGGCCCGGCCGGTGACCCGCAGCGCCGACGGTCCCGGCTCGAGCTCGTCGAGGACCACGTGCGGCACGCGGGGGGTGAGCAGCAGGGCGCGGTCGGTGGCGGCGCCGAGGTCGGCGCCCTCGCCGAGGCGGAGCCCGTCCAGGTCGAACGCGGCGACCAGGGTCAGCGGCCGGTCCTCCCCGCAGTCCAGGCGCAGCGGGGCGGGCAGCGGCCCGGCCAGGTCGGCCAGCGCGACCTCCAGGTCGTGCGACCGCGGGCTGGCGGGGTCCCCGGTCACCCGGGTCGCGAGCGGCCGGTCCTCGCGCAGCACGGCGACCGGCGCGCCGGCGGCCCCGACGTGCACCCGCAGCCGCAGCCGCCCGTCGACGACGTCGGCGGCGAGCACCGCGGCGTGCCGCGCGTGCACGGTCACCTGCCAGCCCAGGCGGCGGTGCCAGGAGTCCACGACGAGCGCGTCGTCGACCACCTGCGCGTGCACGGCACGGGAGGTGCCCACGTCGTTGCGGTGCGCGAAGAAGCCACCGCCCTGCACTCCCGCGGCGTCGACGTCCACCGACACCCGCCAGGTCGTCGGCCGGCGCGGGTCCGAGGCGCGCACCAGGCGGCGTACGTCGAGGGTGGCGGCGAAGCCCGAGCCGCGGTGGTCCTCGAAGACCCGCCGGGCGAACCGGTTGGCCTCGACGCTGTCCTCCTGCACCGCGGGTACGTCGACCTGCCCGGCGTCCGACCAGGGGGGAGGCAGCACGTGCAGGGTGGTGCTCACGTCGTAGCGCGCCGGCGGCAGGTGCCGCACGAAGGCGGTCCCGCGCAGCGTGACGCGGCCCTCGGACCAGCTGACGTCGTCGAGCTGGGCCGAGGCGGGCAGGTCGACCGCGGCGAGCCGGAGCATCTCGTCGGTCTCCGGGCCGGGCGGCAGCCCCAGGTCGACGTCCGCGACCAGGTGGCCGTCGCGCAGCACCGAGGGGAAGTTGGAGGTGTCGAGCTGCTGCACGGCGAACAGCCGGGTGAGCGCGTCGCGGTCGCGGCGGGCGGCCAGCCGGGCGGCGACCCGGAAGCGCAGCTCCAGGGAGTCCCAGGTGGCGGCCGGGGCGTGCTCGACCAGCCAGGCGGTCGCCGTGGTGAGCACCGTCCAGTAGGACTCGTCCGCGGTCAGCGCGGCCTTGAAGTAGGGCATCAGGTCCAGCCGGAACACCTTGGTGAACCACTCCCCGACGACCAGGTCGGAGGCGCCCTGGTCGAGGAGGGCGGCGACCTGCTGCTTGGCCGCGAGCCGGTCGCGCAGGTCGTCGGCCTGGTGCTTCTGCTGGGTGATCGAGGTGCCCTCGACCCGGGTGCGCCACAGGTAGACCGCGTCGGTGAGCACGTCGAAGCTGCGTGCCTCGAGGTAGGCCCGGGTGATCGGCACCTGGTCCTCGTAGCGCACGCCCACCGGGAACTGCAGGCCGGTGCGCACCAGGAAGTCGCGGCGGAACACCTTGGTGACCGCCCAGATGTTGCCCAGCATGGCGGGGGCGTCGTCGATGGTGATCGCCGGCCGGGGCTCGGCGTGCAGCGCGCGCAGCCAGTGCCGCTCGACGTACCGGCCACGCACCTGGCGGCGGATCGACCCGACCGCGAAGTCCGAGCCGGTCTGCCGCAGCGTCCGGACCATCTTGGTCCAGCCGCCCGGGGTGACGGTGTCGTCGGAGTCGACGAAGGTGACCAGGTCGCCGGTGGACTCCGCGATGCCGCGGTTGCGGGCGGCGCCGAGGCCGGCGTTGTCCTGGCGGACCACCCGGACCCGGGGGTCGCGCTCGGCGTAGGCCCGGGCGATCTCCGCGCTGCCGTCGGTGGAGCCGTCGTCGACGAGCAGCACCTCGAGGTGCGGGTAGCGCTGCCCGAGCACCGAGTCGAGGCACTCCGCGAGGTAGCTCTCGACCTGGTAGACCGGCACCACCACGCTCAGCAGCGGCTCGTCGGGCAGCGCACCGTCGGCCCCGTGCAGGGCGCGGTCGGCCGGACGGCCGGTGACCAGCCCCCGGAGGGCCCGTCCCAGCCGTCGTCCTCCCCTACCGATCGCGACGCTCACGACGAGCCAACATACCGAGGCGCTCCGGGCTCCGGGGGATCAGGCGTGCTTCTGCTCCTGCACCGGGGAGACCGAGCCGGCCGCGACCCGCTCCTCCCAGGCGATGAGGTCGACCACTGCGTCGACGTCGACCTCGGCGTGCCAGGTGGCCAGCTCGTCGGCCTGCTCGGCCTTGCGGATCTCCAGCTCCTGGACCCGCTCGGTCAGCGTGACCAGGCGCTCCTGGGCGTCGTTGGCGCGGCGGGCCTCGCGCTGCACGCGGGCCTCGGCCTCGATGGCGCGCTTCTCCGCGGCGACGACGTCGTCCTCGAGCGCGGCGACGTCGCGGTCGCGACGGACCAGCCGGTCGGTCATCACGGTGGTGAACTCGGCGTGCTCGGAGGCCCGCTCGGAGAACATGCTGCGGTAGGCCTGGGCCTGGGCGGCCCGGTCGCCGGCGGCCTCACGCCGGCTCTGGGCGAGCTCGTTGTAGACGATGCGCGCGGCGGCCCAGCCGCTGGCCAGGGCGACGACGGAGGCGATGCTGAGCCACAGCGGCGACTGGGTGGGCAGCGCGACCAGCACGAGGGCGGTCGCGGCGCCGAGCAGGGCCACCGCGACGGTCACCCGGACGCTGCGCTGCCGGCGACGGCCGGGGCGGGTGGCAGAGGAGGCAGGAGTGACGGGCGAGGCGGACGGGGAAGAACTGGCCATGGGCTCAGCGTAGGACGCTCACTCGTCCGGACCGACCCGACACGCACGCTCGAGGAGCAGCGACCCGGCCACCAGCGCCCCGCCGGCGAGCCCGCCGACCAGCGCGTGCACCATCCGCTGGTGGGCCAGCTCGGCGTCGGTGAGCCCCAGCCAGCTCAGGGCGTAGCCGAGGTAGCCGCCGGCCACCAGCGCCCCCGCCAGCGAGCAGGACTTCGCCAGCACCAGCCGGTTGACCGCGAGGTGCGGCTGCAGCCGCTCGTGGCGCCGGTGCAGGGAGCGGTGCGTCGACCAGGCCACCGAGACCATCACGAGCGCGACGAAGGCGAGCGCGAGGACCGGCAGCCAGCCCACCGTCGGCGCGGTGCCGCCGAGCCGGATGCTCACCGGCTTGAGCAGCCAGCCCAGCACCAGCCCGACCAGCGCGGTCCCGATCAGCGAGCCCGCCGTGGTGGAGCGGATCCGGCCGCCGCCCTCACCGGGGTCGTCGGGGTTCTCGCTCACCGGGGCGTCACTGGAAGGTGAGGCTCAGGTCGTCGCGCAGCGTGATCGTCTGGTCCGCCGTCTTGGCGAGCAGGTCGGCCACCGGCCCCTGGTCCAGCAGCTCGGCGTCCGGCTCGACGTCGTTCCAGGGGGCCAGCACGAAGGCCCGCTCGTGCGCCTTGGGGTGCGGCAGCACCAGGTCCTCGTCGTTGGCCCGGCGGTCGCCGACCACGATCAGGTCGACGTCGAGGGTGCGCGGCGCGCCGGCCTCGTCGGTGCGCTCGCGGCCGTAGGCGTCCTCGACGGCCAGGGCGCGCTCCAGGAGGGTGCGCGCCGACAGCGTGGTGTCGGCGAGCACGACGGCGTTCAGGAAGTCCTTGGACCCCTCGGGGGCGTCGAGCGGCGCGGTCTCGTAGACCGGCGAGACGGCGGTGACCCACACCTCGGGGGTGTCGGCCAGCGAGTTCACGGCGCCCTGGAGGTTGTTCAGCCGCTCGCCGAGGTTGGAGCCGATCGCGAGCACGCAGCGGCGGATGGGATGCATCTCGCCCGTGAGGGTGTCGGTGTCCACGATGTGCGGGTTCGGGGTTTCAGTCACGGGGGGGCTCCGGGTCTCGTTCGGGTGATCGTCAAGGTGACGTCCGAGAACGTCGCCTCGAGGGGGGCGTCCGGCTTGTGCACGGTCACCTCGGTCCATCGCACCCGCTGGTCCGCGAGAGCGACGTCGGCGATGCGTTGGGCCAGCGTCTCGATCAGGTCGACAGGGTCGGTCTCGATCGCGTTCTTCACCTTCGCCACGAGGTTTCCGTAGTCGACGGTGTGCTGCAAGTCGTCGGTGCGTGCCGCGTCGCGGGTGTCGATCCCGATCACCAGGTCGACGACGAAGACCTGGCCGTCCCGGCGCTCGAAGTCGAAGACGCCGTGGTGGCCGATCGCCTCGATGCCCTGCACGGCCAGCTGGTCGGTCGATTCGTCACGCATCGTCATGGTTATCCCCGGACAGTACCGGGGAGGCGTGGTGGATCCACAACCGCCAGCCCTGCTCCGTGCGGACGAACACGTTGGTGGCCACGGCCCGCGCTCCCCCGAAGGCGTCCGGCCCGGTCCGGTCGTCGCCGGTCAGCACGTTCTCCGTGCAGGTCACCGACGCGACCCCCGGGAGCACGCTGACCTCGACGTCGGTCAGGAAGAACTGGATGTACGGCGTGTTCGCCATGATCAACGCCCAGGAGCGGTTGATCGCGCTGGTGCCCCGCACGGGCAGCGCCCCCGGGTGCACGCAGAGCGTCTCGGGGTCCTCGAGCCACAGGTCGAGCATCGTGTCGAGGTCGGCGCTCTCGAACGCCTGGTAGAACGCGGTGTTGACCGCCTCGACCTCGCGGTGGTCCTGG
It encodes:
- the folK gene encoding 2-amino-4-hydroxy-6-hydroxymethyldihydropteridine diphosphokinase, yielding MTETPNPHIVDTDTLTGEMHPIRRCVLAIGSNLGERLNNLQGAVNSLADTPEVWVTAVSPVYETAPLDAPEGSKDFLNAVVLADTTLSARTLLERALAVEDAYGRERTDEAGAPRTLDVDLIVVGDRRANDEDLVLPHPKAHERAFVLAPWNDVEPDAELLDQGPVADLLAKTADQTITLRDDLSLTFQ
- a CDS encoding CDP-glycerol glycerophosphotransferase family protein, which gives rise to MPTTFDFWDRATSPLWRDLYALEARSADQEVPVRAARTLVPPGQRHGWRVRVSAQGGLALRRVKDVDPDPSSSYGRQLLRATVYADALRAPRSDAVVLESFGGAGTDGDPGALARALLAHDPDREVVWSVADAAIPAPAGCRAVVQGTAAWFDAVGRAGTLVTNGTFPRWFAKAEDQVLVQTWRGTALRRLGPDVNDPRVLDEDDELLEEQSRQWDLLVTPNAFTSAVLTKALGYPGPVAEIGSPRNDRLLADPDGALRTAVRRRLGVPDGRRVVLYAPTWRENARARGHHEKVLVADPADLAARLGDTVVLVRGHPNTAASASVSGPGVVDVTTYPDLAELFLAADVLVSDHSAVLFDFVLTDKPVVLLAPDLEEYQSGDRGLYVDLLADPPGPVVSTLEQLVPALEAGDAHAEDRHRMRETYGELEDGGATRRLLELLFPAARD
- the folB gene encoding dihydroneopterin aldolase yields the protein MRDESTDQLAVQGIEAIGHHGVFDFERRDGQVFVVDLVIGIDTRDAARTDDLQHTVDYGNLVAKVKNAIETDPVDLIETLAQRIADVALADQRVRWTEVTVHKPDAPLEATFSDVTLTITRTRPGAPP
- a CDS encoding DUF3180 domain-containing protein — its product is MSENPDDPGEGGGRIRSTTAGSLIGTALVGLVLGWLLKPVSIRLGGTAPTVGWLPVLALAFVALVMVSVAWSTHRSLHRRHERLQPHLAVNRLVLAKSCSLAGALVAGGYLGYALSWLGLTDAELAHQRMVHALVGGLAGGALVAGSLLLERACRVGPDE
- a CDS encoding nuclear transport factor 2 family protein → MADRSQDHREVEAVNTAFYQAFESADLDTMLDLWLEDPETLCVHPGALPVRGTSAINRSWALIMANTPYIQFFLTDVEVSVLPGVASVTCTENVLTGDDRTGPDAFGGARAVATNVFVRTEQGWRLWIHHASPVLSGDNHDDA